From Halomicrobium salinisoli, the proteins below share one genomic window:
- a CDS encoding ABC transporter ATP-binding protein, with the protein MSDRPDTIADAAVEDWPLFRLVAESGRRNAAYVVVGVVGMVLAQALSTADMFVIGVAFDAMFNGQAYALPLVPAGWIPPEPVGMLVFTAVLLASLKAIDVAAAVTAHFCWNLLAQRVQHDVRVEAFDTVQRLGMHFFDGQQTGDVMSVLNNDVNRLEEFFTNGPNAVVYATTVIVSSFVYMALLNWRLALVAAVLAPAVAVVNWWFGRRHERRHDAVREETGRLNAALETVISGIPVVKAYGGEGRETDRVAGRSREHRTAIWRSHLVRARHQPSLRLLAGLGFLLTFAVGTQWVLDGRFWFLSGTITAGELIPFLYYTQNLVGPMRALARVTGFYEESRAAAKRVAGVQRAEPSREDADERPPSSPDSPSSREDAAGTSSSEPPVAGAPGDAELTAVAGRVEYDGVSFGYPGTDERVLDGVDVAVEPGQTVGLVGSTGAGKSTLTKLLLRFYDPDEGAVRVDGRDVRDVSLSSLRAAVGYVEQDPFLFAGTVRENVAYGVEDATDDEVVAAAKRAGAHRFITELDGGYDAAVGERGTKLSGGQRQRIALARVLLTDPPILVLDEATSQVDNRTEALLQRSLAAVTADRTTIVVAHRLSTVRDADLILVLDDGEVVERGTHEELLDADGRYADLWRVQVGVTGD; encoded by the coding sequence GCCCAGGCGCTGAGCACCGCCGACATGTTCGTCATCGGCGTCGCGTTCGACGCGATGTTCAACGGCCAGGCGTACGCGCTGCCGCTGGTGCCGGCGGGGTGGATCCCGCCCGAGCCGGTCGGCATGCTCGTGTTCACCGCCGTCCTGCTCGCGTCGCTGAAGGCGATCGACGTGGCCGCGGCCGTCACCGCCCACTTCTGCTGGAACCTGCTGGCCCAGCGCGTCCAGCACGACGTCCGGGTCGAGGCCTTCGACACCGTCCAGCGGCTGGGCATGCACTTCTTCGACGGCCAGCAGACCGGCGACGTGATGAGTGTCCTCAACAACGACGTCAACCGCCTGGAGGAGTTCTTCACGAACGGCCCGAACGCGGTCGTCTACGCGACGACGGTGATCGTCAGCTCCTTCGTCTACATGGCGCTGCTGAACTGGCGGCTCGCCCTCGTCGCCGCGGTCCTGGCCCCGGCCGTCGCCGTCGTCAACTGGTGGTTCGGCCGCCGGCACGAGCGACGCCACGACGCCGTCCGCGAGGAGACCGGGCGCCTCAACGCGGCGCTGGAGACGGTCATCAGCGGGATCCCCGTCGTCAAGGCCTACGGCGGCGAGGGCCGCGAGACCGACCGCGTCGCCGGCCGCTCCCGCGAGCACCGCACCGCCATCTGGCGCTCGCACCTCGTCCGCGCCCGCCACCAGCCGTCGCTGCGCCTGCTCGCCGGCCTGGGCTTTCTCCTGACCTTCGCCGTCGGGACCCAGTGGGTGCTCGACGGCCGCTTCTGGTTCCTCTCGGGGACGATCACCGCCGGCGAGCTGATCCCCTTCCTCTACTACACCCAGAACCTCGTCGGGCCGATGCGCGCGCTGGCGCGCGTGACCGGGTTCTACGAGGAGTCCCGCGCCGCCGCCAAGCGCGTCGCCGGCGTCCAGCGGGCCGAGCCGTCCCGGGAGGACGCCGACGAGCGACCTCCGTCGAGCCCTGACTCGCCGTCGTCTCGCGAGGACGCCGCCGGAACAAGCTCCAGCGAGCCCCCGGTCGCTGGCGCTCCCGGGGACGCGGAACTGACCGCCGTCGCCGGCCGCGTCGAGTACGACGGCGTCTCCTTCGGCTACCCCGGGACCGACGAGCGCGTCCTCGACGGCGTCGACGTCGCCGTCGAACCGGGACAGACGGTCGGGCTGGTCGGCTCGACCGGCGCGGGCAAGTCGACGCTGACGAAGCTCCTGTTGCGCTTCTACGATCCCGACGAGGGGGCCGTCCGCGTCGACGGCCGCGACGTGCGCGACGTCTCGCTGTCCTCGCTGCGGGCGGCCGTCGGCTACGTCGAGCAGGACCCGTTCCTCTTCGCCGGGACGGTCCGGGAGAACGTCGCCTACGGGGTCGAGGACGCCACCGACGACGAGGTCGTCGCCGCCGCGAAGCGGGCCGGCGCCCACCGGTTCATCACCGAACTGGACGGGGGCTACGACGCCGCGGTCGGCGAGCGCGGCACGAAGCTGTCGGGCGGCCAGCGCCAGCGCATCGCCCTCGCGCGCGTGCTGCTGACCGACCCGCCGATCCTCGTCCTCGACGAGGCCACCAGCCAGGTCGACAACCGGACGGAGGCGCTCCTCCAGCGCAGCCTCGCCGCGGTCACCGCCGACCGGACGACGATCGTCGTCGCCCACCGCCTCTCGACGGTCCGGGACGCCGACCTCATCCTCGTCCTCGACGACGGCGAAGTCGTCGAGCGCGGCACCCACGAGGAACTGCTCGACGCCGACGGCCGCTACGCCGACCTCTGGCGCGTCCAGGTCGGCGTGACCGGGGACTAG